The following are encoded together in the Thalassomonas haliotis genome:
- a CDS encoding TetR/AcrR family transcriptional regulator has protein sequence MAPKILDEHSLQAREQEIIDAAIRLIARLGVANVTMDKVVAEVSYSKGTVYKHFTGKEDLLLAIGNQAITIMSDLFFRAYSYPGCARERMLLINFSYLIYAILHPALFQSAICAKSPNVYEKSTEKRVQEQEQLEMKLMGIFFGLIEEATADKSFTLPPHMDMQQICFSNWSLGYGVISLLADELDSCGGRMGLVVERELFNQHNLLLDGMQWAPLSHEKDYKLSLKKALEEVFGEELLQMKALGRELNF, from the coding sequence ATGGCGCCAAAAATATTAGACGAACACAGCTTGCAGGCCCGAGAGCAAGAAATTATTGATGCGGCTATTCGCTTGATTGCTCGTTTGGGGGTGGCAAATGTCACCATGGATAAAGTGGTGGCGGAAGTGTCTTATTCCAAAGGCACTGTGTACAAACATTTTACCGGTAAAGAAGACTTGCTATTGGCCATAGGTAACCAAGCCATTACGATAATGTCGGATTTATTTTTCCGGGCCTACAGTTATCCTGGCTGTGCTCGTGAACGCATGTTGCTGATCAACTTTTCTTATCTGATCTATGCCATTCTACATCCGGCCCTGTTTCAATCGGCCATTTGTGCCAAAAGCCCCAATGTTTATGAGAAGTCCACGGAAAAACGGGTGCAAGAGCAGGAACAGCTCGAAATGAAATTGATGGGGATCTTTTTTGGCCTGATTGAAGAGGCCACCGCTGACAAGAGCTTTACCTTGCCCCCCCATATGGATATGCAACAAATTTGTTTTTCCAACTGGTCGCTGGGGTACGGGGTTATCTCTTTGCTGGCCGATGAGCTGGATTCATGCGGTGGCCGTATGGGCTTAGTTGTGGAGCGGGAGCTGTTCAATCAGCATAACTTATTGCTCGACGGCATGCAGTGGGCGCCGCTGAGTCATGAAAAAGATTATAAACTCAGTCTGAAAAAAGCCTTAGAAGAAGTCTTTGGCGAGGAATTGCTCCAGATGAAAGCCTTGGGGCGCGAACTTAATTTTTAA